One genomic segment of Aquipluma nitroreducens includes these proteins:
- a CDS encoding MarR family winged helix-turn-helix transcriptional regulator, giving the protein MTTLKIDLIADNLISIHPLLYKSISKPLKHQSPITPGGMFVLGSLKRNGTQSMSDIGKCLSMPKPHVTVIVDKLIEEDLVERQSDPNDRRIVNILLTQKGVDEFDSIKKDLSENLKIKLSKLSDQEQDILAIASQQMKEILISILSKE; this is encoded by the coding sequence ATGACTACATTAAAAATTGACCTGATTGCAGATAACCTGATTTCAATTCACCCGCTTTTGTATAAAAGTATTTCGAAACCATTGAAACATCAATCGCCGATTACTCCGGGCGGAATGTTTGTACTGGGAAGCTTAAAAAGGAATGGAACTCAATCGATGTCGGATATTGGCAAATGTTTGTCGATGCCCAAGCCGCATGTTACGGTGATTGTTGATAAACTTATTGAAGAAGATTTAGTTGAACGACAGAGCGACCCAAATGATCGGAGGATTGTTAATATTCTGCTGACCCAAAAGGGCGTTGATGAGTTTGATAGCATAAAAAAGGATCTCAGTGAGAATTTGAAGATTAAACTTTCGAAACTTAGTGATCAGGAACAGGACATTCTGGCAATTGCATCACAACAAATGAAAGAAATTCTGATTTCGATCTTATCAAAAGAGTAA
- a CDS encoding DHA2 family efflux MFS transporter permease subunit yields MSRRITPSHLLRKKLRNRSSGYHPQNDRYRWFVLANIMLGTFMAVLDSTIVNVGLPKIMASFGVGIDKIEWVITAYMLSMAVMLPTSGWMADKFGYKRMYFMGLLMFTLGSMLCGMSNDENSLILSRIVQGLGAGTIQPLGMAIITREFPPQQRGMALGFWAIAAAASVSFGPLIGGYLVDNFSWQLIFDVNIPFGIAAMVFTIVIQKEYINKLVGKFDLIGFVSVVIFLPVLLYALSEGSASTNTEGWSAPYILVCFAISAIAFAVFITRELTTDHPLINLRLLGDYNFGMGNLVMMIFVIGMFGSTFLLPLYLQNTMGYTAVQAGAVFLPVGFIQGMMSPIAGKVSDKINPKVPIIIGVITLGISFLLNSQLTYLSEHSFVMSSLYLRGFAMGIIFTPLSNLMLLTISRDNMAQASGITNTIRQLGGSLGVAMFTTLLTTRINYHMQTFGEAIQSGSQEFKNVATNLTHFAQQSVGSNMATAAQQGKYMIIQHVSKQAYIAGIDDDFWIAAIITFMSLIPVIIMKTKNRKSIAKS; encoded by the coding sequence ATGAGTAGAAGAATTACACCGTCTCATTTGCTGCGAAAAAAGCTGCGTAACCGAAGTTCGGGGTATCATCCCCAGAACGACCGGTACCGGTGGTTTGTGCTGGCCAATATCATGTTGGGAACTTTCATGGCGGTTCTCGACAGTACCATTGTAAACGTGGGGCTGCCAAAGATTATGGCTTCGTTCGGAGTTGGTATCGATAAAATTGAATGGGTTATAACTGCATATATGCTTTCGATGGCGGTAATGCTGCCAACTTCGGGGTGGATGGCTGATAAGTTTGGTTATAAGCGAATGTATTTCATGGGCTTGCTGATGTTTACGCTTGGGTCTATGCTTTGCGGAATGTCAAATGACGAAAATTCACTGATTCTTTCGCGTATTGTTCAAGGACTTGGTGCAGGAACCATTCAGCCATTAGGTATGGCAATCATTACCCGCGAATTTCCGCCACAGCAGCGCGGTATGGCATTGGGTTTTTGGGCTATTGCCGCTGCAGCTTCCGTGTCGTTTGGCCCGTTGATTGGTGGTTATCTGGTCGATAACTTTAGCTGGCAACTTATTTTCGATGTAAATATTCCGTTCGGAATTGCAGCGATGGTTTTCACCATTGTTATCCAGAAAGAATATATAAACAAGCTAGTTGGTAAATTCGATCTCATAGGGTTTGTTTCGGTTGTCATATTTCTGCCGGTGCTGCTTTATGCTTTATCCGAAGGAAGTGCGTCAACCAATACCGAAGGATGGAGCGCTCCTTATATTTTGGTTTGCTTTGCCATTTCAGCGATTGCTTTTGCGGTATTCATCACCCGGGAGCTGACAACGGATCATCCGTTGATCAATTTGCGACTTCTTGGTGATTACAACTTCGGAATGGGGAATCTGGTCATGATGATTTTTGTGATCGGAATGTTTGGCAGTACTTTTTTGTTGCCACTTTACCTTCAGAACACGATGGGTTATACAGCAGTTCAGGCTGGTGCCGTTTTCCTTCCTGTTGGATTTATCCAAGGAATGATGTCGCCAATTGCAGGAAAGGTTTCTGATAAAATTAATCCGAAAGTGCCTATAATTATTGGCGTAATTACTTTGGGGATTAGTTTTCTTCTGAATTCGCAACTCACCTACCTTTCGGAACATAGCTTTGTAATGTCCTCGTTGTATTTACGCGGGTTTGCCATGGGCATTATTTTTACACCACTCAGCAATTTAATGTTGCTAACCATTTCACGCGACAACATGGCGCAGGCTTCGGGTATTACCAATACGATTCGTCAGTTAGGTGGAAGTTTGGGAGTGGCCATGTTCACTACATTGCTGACTACCCGAATTAACTATCATATGCAAACCTTTGGTGAGGCTATTCAGTCCGGATCCCAGGAGTTTAAGAATGTGGCAACCAATTTAACTCATTTTGCTCAGCAAAGTGTAGGCAGTAATATGGCAACCGCAGCCCAGCAAGGT
- a CDS encoding carboxy terminal-processing peptidase, with translation MAGKTVKIILAFLLLTSSLFAQESSDKIKTAQSLFQMLETYHYNPPKRNSALSNRIFESLMKAIDPYDLFFTDETISGFKPYRDSLCTNNSVLIAEFLTLLTDKYRQQLVLADSIVDHSFRSSLKLTEKDSLILEPDHVTKRPKNNSELEARWGKWVRQGMLKSLMYSGNDSILANSSIIPDSLYANGSLLAKKNRIREKRWINQLMNCSGGIENFVMNSYFNSITSCYDPHSNYFSDNDKEKFESSLSKENYAFGFELGTNLNDEVIISRILPGSPLWFSKKIEKGDVILKIKIPDQEETELTYASIDEIDNIFRTLNGDWIEMTIRKINGSISKVELSKGKFDTKENQTVGFILNGEKPVGYIWFSAFYTEFGRYGNTGCSIDFLKEMVKLKESGIGGLIVDLRNNPGGSEGEAIEIAAYFTGNSPFAIRRNKDGGQIILGKSNAIKWYDGPVAVLVNGSSASASELLAANLQDYNRAVIVGTNTFGKASEQLVFPVGQKMRTRQGFSINQTHEITDFVKITTARLFRVTGKSYQKIGVVPDIKLPDIWDSFIVRESALPYAFENDSVRSSVKFCPMTKLPMDSLALLSQSLILKSEKFSQVNAFNRSMKALMINKNKVPLNLTQYKDDAEKRKQLTSEIEKINSSDNKQFTVENTSFRIKELQTDSLSMELNAKFKDSIQKDIYVGEAYSVVLDLIGMKSAVNGNK, from the coding sequence GCCCAATCACTTTTTCAGATGCTTGAAACTTATCACTATAACCCACCCAAACGAAACAGCGCGCTTTCAAATCGTATTTTTGAAAGTTTGATGAAAGCGATTGATCCGTATGATCTGTTTTTTACCGATGAAACAATTTCAGGTTTTAAACCTTACCGCGATTCATTATGTACCAACAATTCGGTGTTAATTGCTGAGTTTTTGACACTTCTTACCGATAAATACAGGCAACAACTCGTATTGGCCGATTCTATTGTTGATCATAGCTTCAGGTCTTCCCTGAAGTTGACAGAGAAAGATTCGCTGATTTTGGAACCTGATCATGTTACGAAACGTCCCAAAAACAACTCCGAATTGGAAGCGCGTTGGGGAAAATGGGTCAGGCAAGGAATGTTAAAGAGTTTGATGTATTCAGGAAACGACAGCATTTTAGCCAATAGTTCTATTATTCCGGACAGCCTTTATGCAAACGGATCTTTGTTAGCTAAGAAAAACAGAATCAGGGAGAAACGTTGGATTAATCAATTGATGAATTGCTCTGGCGGAATTGAAAACTTTGTGATGAATAGTTACTTTAACAGCATTACCTCGTGTTACGACCCGCATTCTAATTATTTTTCCGACAACGATAAGGAAAAGTTCGAATCTTCGTTATCAAAGGAAAATTATGCATTTGGGTTTGAACTGGGAACTAATCTGAATGATGAAGTTATCATTTCACGCATTTTACCCGGGAGTCCATTGTGGTTTTCAAAAAAGATTGAAAAAGGAGATGTGATCCTGAAAATAAAAATCCCCGATCAGGAGGAGACTGAACTTACGTATGCCAGTATCGATGAGATCGATAACATATTTAGAACCCTGAATGGGGATTGGATTGAGATGACTATTCGAAAAATCAATGGTTCGATATCGAAAGTTGAGCTTTCGAAAGGAAAATTCGACACCAAAGAGAATCAAACTGTCGGGTTTATCCTGAATGGTGAAAAGCCCGTTGGTTATATCTGGTTTTCTGCTTTTTATACTGAATTTGGTCGCTATGGAAATACTGGCTGTTCAATCGACTTCCTGAAGGAAATGGTCAAACTAAAAGAAAGTGGTATTGGTGGATTGATCGTTGATTTAAGAAATAACCCGGGTGGATCTGAAGGTGAGGCGATTGAAATTGCAGCCTATTTTACCGGAAATAGCCCATTTGCAATCCGCCGAAACAAAGATGGTGGACAAATTATTCTTGGAAAGTCAAATGCCATCAAATGGTACGACGGACCAGTGGCGGTACTTGTAAACGGCTCAAGTGCATCAGCTTCCGAATTATTGGCAGCGAACTTGCAGGATTATAACCGGGCTGTAATTGTTGGAACAAATACCTTTGGTAAAGCTTCGGAACAGCTTGTTTTTCCGGTGGGGCAAAAAATGCGGACACGGCAAGGTTTTTCGATTAATCAAACTCATGAAATTACTGATTTTGTAAAAATTACAACTGCCAGACTTTTTCGGGTAACTGGTAAAAGTTATCAAAAAATTGGAGTTGTGCCTGATATCAAATTACCTGATATTTGGGATAGCTTCATTGTGCGGGAATCGGCCTTGCCCTATGCTTTTGAAAACGATTCGGTCAGGTCATCCGTAAAATTTTGCCCAATGACTAAATTGCCAATGGATTCTCTGGCATTACTGAGCCAAAGTCTAATACTGAAAAGCGAGAAATTCAGTCAGGTCAATGCATTTAATCGCTCGATGAAGGCCTTGATGATCAATAAGAATAAGGTTCCACTCAATCTTACGCAATACAAAGATGACGCGGAAAAACGCAAACAGCTGACATCAGAAATTGAAAAGATTAATTCTTCTGATAATAAGCAGTTTACAGTTGAAAATACTTCTTTCAGAATAAAAGAATTGCAGACCGATAGTTTGTCGATGGAACTAAACGCCAAGTTTAAAGATTCAATCCAAAAGGATATTTATGTTGGCGAAGCTTATTCTGTAGTACTCGATTTAATCGGAATGAAAAGTGCTGTAAACGGAAACAAATAA
- a CDS encoding HlyD family secretion protein: MENKQTKKEKSGKVYIPLILVIALVLGGGVYWYIDYTKYIKTDDAKVESDNVAVSPKMLGRISQLFAEEGTTVKQGQLLAVLDSADMVAQKNQTIAAKTLAEASVLQARAKYQYDLKNNKVLEVALNKAQEDFDRAKVQFNGNVITQEQFDHAKKTLETAQAQLEAAHSMANVSNTQIQSSQAAVESAQAQINLISTQLNNTKLYAPSDGVIGKRWLMPGDIAQPGQSIFTIVNDSKLWISIFLEETKLENLHVGQAVLFTLDTYPGVIFTGKILTLGSNTAAQFSLIPASNASGNFTKVTQRVQLKISIDGVTEGRKLEDYRILSGMSAVVKIIR, translated from the coding sequence ATGGAAAATAAACAGACGAAAAAAGAGAAGAGCGGAAAGGTATATATTCCGCTCATTTTGGTTATTGCTTTAGTGCTTGGTGGTGGCGTATATTGGTACATTGATTATACGAAGTACATCAAAACCGACGATGCAAAAGTTGAGTCAGACAATGTAGCTGTCAGTCCAAAAATGCTGGGGCGAATCAGTCAGTTGTTTGCTGAAGAAGGTACAACGGTAAAACAGGGTCAGCTGCTGGCGGTTCTCGACAGTGCCGATATGGTTGCTCAAAAGAACCAGACGATTGCAGCAAAAACACTTGCCGAAGCATCAGTCCTTCAGGCTCGTGCAAAATACCAATACGATCTGAAAAATAATAAGGTATTGGAAGTTGCGCTTAACAAAGCACAGGAAGATTTTGACCGGGCAAAAGTTCAGTTTAACGGAAATGTCATTACGCAGGAACAATTCGACCATGCCAAGAAAACGCTCGAAACAGCGCAGGCTCAGTTGGAAGCTGCCCATTCCATGGCTAATGTCTCCAATACTCAAATTCAAAGTTCTCAGGCTGCCGTTGAAAGCGCTCAGGCTCAAATCAACCTGATAAGTACACAGTTGAATAATACGAAACTTTATGCACCAAGCGACGGTGTAATCGGGAAACGTTGGCTGATGCCCGGAGATATTGCACAGCCTGGGCAATCTATTTTTACGATTGTTAACGATAGCAAGCTTTGGATTAGCATCTTTTTGGAAGAAACAAAACTCGAAAATTTGCATGTCGGGCAAGCTGTACTATTTACGCTCGATACTTATCCGGGCGTAATTTTTACCGGAAAAATTCTGACTCTTGGTTCAAATACTGCCGCACAGTTTTCGCTGATTCCGGCCAGTAATGCTTCAGGAAACTTTACCAAGGTAACTCAGCGTGTTCAGTTAAAAATCTCGATTGATGGTGTTACTGAAGGGAGAAAATTGGAAGACTACCGCATTTTATCCGGAATGTCGGCTGTAGTTAAAATTATACGATAA